AACACGGCCCGCAAACAGCGGTGCCTTAACCACGGCTGACGACCCCCACCAGTTTCCCCACGGCAAACAAAACCCGGTCCGGCTGGTACGGCTTGACCACGAAGTCCCGCGCACCAGCCTGGATGGCTTCCATCACCACCGAGGATTGACCCAGGGCGCTCAGCATGACAACGTTCGCGTCCGGGTCAACCTGCCTGATCGCCCGCAGCGCCTCCAGCCCGTCCATCTCGGGCATGGTAATGTCCATCAACACAACGGCAGGACGGTGCCGCTTGTACAGTTCCACCGCCACGCGCCCGTTCTCCGCTTCCAGCACCTCGTAACCGGCACCCTTCAGCAGGCCGGCAGTGCGCATCCTCATGAAAGCCGAATCGTCAACCACCAACACCTGCATTTTTGCCCACTCCCACGTCGAGAAGTACGGAGGTCTCAATGATTCCCACCAGGCCAGACGGACCGCGTGCGACCGCCGAGAACAGCGGTAACCATCCAGCGGGCACGTCCTCGTGGGGTTGAGGCACCAGTGCGATGACGCCGTGGATCTCCTCAACCTCGATTGCCGCCTTTGTCCCCGCGGCATCCACCACCAGAAGGAACCCGGCATCCCGCTCCCGCAGCCCCGCTACCGCGCAAAAGTCAACGATGGGTATCACCTCCCCGCGCAGGTTGACCAGCCCCCGCAGCCACCGGCTGGCGCACGGGACCCTGCTCACCGGAAGCGGCCGGGACACCTCGTCGACAGCGCCTACCGGCACAGCCGCGGTCAACCCCCCGAGCGAAAACACGAGATACCTCCGCTCTGCGTCACCGGTGTCGTCCGGCTCACCCCCTGCTGGAGTCCCGGTGATTGGCGACTTCGCTCGCCGGGCCTCCGCGTGGAGCCGCCGGATGGTGTCCACAAGCTCCAGGATCGCCTCCAACTCTTCCGGGGCAGGATGGCGCTGCTTTTTTCTCAACTCTTCCATAGAGGATTCGAACTCGTGGCATAATGCCGAAACCTCCTGGAGACCCAAGAAGGCACTGTTTCCCTTCAGCGTATGGACGCAGCGGAAGATCTCGTCAACCGCAGTTGTTTCGCTAGGGTTCCCCTCCAGCTCAAGGGCGCACTGCTCAACGGTGGCCAGGAGGTCCTCCGCTTCGACCAGGTATTCCCTCCACAGGTCCTCGTCAACCACCAGCGCGCTCACCTCCTGCAGCCACGGCTACCGGCCAGGAGGGCTCTCACCGTGGCGACCAGCATCTCGGGCGGAACGGGCTTGGTGAGATAGAGGTCGGCACCGGCCGCGAGGGCCTGCCTGACGCGCTCGCC
This Bacillota bacterium DNA region includes the following protein-coding sequences:
- a CDS encoding chemotaxis protein CheW, which codes for MVDEDLWREYLVEAEDLLATVEQCALELEGNPSETTAVDEIFRCVHTLKGNSAFLGLQEVSALCHEFESSMEELRKKQRHPAPEELEAILELVDTIRRLHAEARRAKSPITGTPAGGEPDDTGDAERRYLVFSLGGLTAAVPVGAVDEVSRPLPVSRVPCASRWLRGLVNLRGEVIPIVDFCAVAGLRERDAGFLLVVDAAGTKAAIEVEEIHGVIALVPQPHEDVPAGWLPLFSAVARGPSGLVGIIETSVLLDVGVGKNAGVGG
- a CDS encoding response regulator — encoded protein: MQVLVVDDSAFMRMRTAGLLKGAGYEVLEAENGRVAVELYKRHRPAVVLMDITMPEMDGLEALRAIRQVDPDANVVMLSALGQSSVVMEAIQAGARDFVVKPYQPDRVLFAVGKLVGVVSRG